TCTGTGGAGAGTTGGTCGAGGGCGAGTTCTTGGCCGAGATCACTGGATGCAACAACGTTCTCGATGTGAATCGTGTCTGCCAGCGTGCTCATACAGAGTGTTCCTCGGACAACTCACTTAAAGTACGGCGGGTGAAAATTTGGGGCTCTGTTGAAACTCTCAACGGCTACTAGATTCGAGCGTAGGTCGCTAAGTACAGAGAATTCTCTTATCAGCTCGATTGATTAGTGGCTTAGGTTAACTTCTTTACTTCTCCTTGGTCAACTATTCTCAAGTCCTCCCATTTCAGGATGATGTTCAATTTTTCTACAACTTGCGCTCTATCTTTATCATTCTCAATATAGTGTCTAGGATGAGCTAATTTTTCAACAATAGATATTATATTTGATGGGTCTTCGTTATTTAGCTCTTTGAGGTTTTCTAAAATCGTACTCTTCCTTGCACTCTCTAAATCTATTCCTTTTTCTTTGGCCTCAACGGGGAATGTTGCAATCCACTCATGTATGCTGCCTTCTTTTGCATCATCCCAATCGATTTCAAAATTCAGACGTTCGAAAAATTTTTTAATTTCTGTCCCTTGTTTTATATCCCCGATAATTTCGGCGAGATAGTCCAGAGTTTCAGGGTCGAACTCTTCCAACCCGTCGTCTGTGAGAGGTTTTGTGCGATTTTCTAGTATCTCTTGGTAGAGCTCCTGGGCGATCTTGGAAACAGACATTGAATCTCCAGAAATCAGATATCGTTTGCCCAAAAGCTTGTGGTGGGAAAGTACATCTTGTGGTGTAATATCATAACAAACGGGGAGGATGACTTTATCCATCTCAGTCACATCCCGTTGGATTAGTGAATCTAATTCCTCTTGTGTCCAACTCTTCTCAAAGAAAGCTTCAGAAAGGATAACAACACCATAATCAGAGTTATGCAAACCGCGTTGAATTTCGTCCGGGATGCTATCTCCGACAGAGAGTTCAAAATCATCATACCATACGTTTAGACCGTAATTTTCCAACTCCTTAGCTAGAGGTTCTACAAATTCATCTTTATCTTCTCCCGCATGGCTTACAAAAGCATCCCACATATTTTCAGTTGCTTATTGCTATTTTAGCCCCTATGAGTTAAAAACTCACCTGTGAAAGTGATTCATCACAGGGCCATGCAGTGGCACGGGTTGAGCATGTAATTGGAATCCCCCTCCCGGAACTGAGCGAGGCTTGTACAAGCGCGCGTTTAAACAACTAACCTGTCATAGCTGAACTGTGCTACACTGTTGAATTGGTCAGTATAGAGGATGCATCTCCTTATTCCTAGGAGTATTCACCCAAAGAACAAACGGGTCAACTTGAAATTGGTTTCAATATGTCCGAGAATACGCCAGCACAGAATGAAGAGAAACCTCACAACGATAGTTCGTGGGCTACTTCAGAAATAACTCGAATCTTGAACCATCAACTCCAAGAAATACGGGAACAACGCAATCAAGCACTCAGGGTTCTCCGCGTGCAGTTTACCGTGGCTGGTATCCTTGTGGCGGCTCTAACCGCTGTTCTTTCGACTTCGATCACTACTGAACTACCCGTCAGAATTGTTGGAGAAGGGTTCTCAGGGGTAATAGCCGGACCGATAAGTGTAATTCTTGGAATATTCCTATTAGCTCGTGGCATTATTGGATTCTTTCGCGGAAGTTACTCAGCGTTAAACGTCCTCTCCGGTAGGCCCGTAAATTCGATTCCCTATTGGAAGCAAGTCACAAAGTTAGTTCTCCTTCTTGTCGGAAAAGGAGTTGACTATGGTCCAACACGAAGGGCAATAATAGGCCCAGAAGCGGCTGATTTGAGGGATATTATTGAAGACGAGAATCCAGCCAGATTATTAGGGGATCAAATAGACTGTATTGAAAAGAACAGAGATATTATGGAAGACAACGAGGAGAATTTATTTCACCTATATCGCAAGATGGCTTGGGGATTAACAACATTTGGAATTGGGGTTGTGATTCTGACATTCACTCTACCATCTCTATCCTGATCTACTCATCCCATCGAAAACCGGAACTAACCCTACATCCATTCGTCTTTAGCTAAGACTCACACCTCGGTTGCGTAGTGGTAGCGAGCGTCTCTTGTAGGATCGGTCGTTGTTGGTGGATCTTCTGTGCATCTTCGATCAGCCGCTCCAACAGCGGCGGTGGCGAGTACCCGAGATATTCGCCGAGTTCGTGGAGGATGAGCTGGGCGTGCGACCGGAAGGTCGCCGCCCAGCGTTCCGGCGGGAACACGATCTCATCGTCGGCCTGCTCGGTGACCAGATCCAACAGCTCACGACTCACCAGCAGCGACAGCAACGCCGCGTACAACAGAATTTTCACGACATCCGGATCGCTCGTGTCGAACTCGTCCAACTCGTACTGCGTCTTCAACTCACGAAACAGGGTTTCTACCTCCCACCGGCACCGATACAGCGTTGCGAGATCCGCCGGGAGAAACTCATTTCGCGGCAGATTCGTGATGTACAGATGGTAGTCGTCGGCGTCCTCGTCACGGACGCCGACGACGCGGAACCGCTTCGTGTCCAGCGAGCGCGTTCCCTCGTACTGTCCCCGCTTGAACTCCGCTTCGACCTCCACGTCGATGTACTGTCGGTGCAGATCGTCAACGACATCCTGGATCTGTTCACCCACCAAGGGCCTGGCGCGGCCGCGCCAGGCCCGTAACTCCTCCGTTATCACCGGATTCGCGTTCTCTTTCAGCCGACTCACGAAGTAGCCGTCGTTCTCGTCGATCAACGCAAAGCGACGGTACTTGAAGTACGCCAGATCGAGCAGAACTAGCCGTCCGTGCAGCCACGAACCCGTCTTGAACAGCGTGCTGTCGTGCGTTTTCTCGTCGGTCACGTCGATCCGTTCAATCGTCTCGTCGGTGGCATTGTGGAGCAGGTGGAGCTTCGCTCCAGCCTGCTCCTCGTGACGGGCTTGGAACTCCTCAGAGAGGAACTCGTGCAACCGCAACACGGTTCCGTCAGCGATCATCACGTCCCTGAATCGGTCGATATCAGCGTCAACAGCGTCGGGAACAGCGACCTCGTCGAGGCCGTGCTCGACGAGGTCGCGGAGGTACTCCGCGAGTGTCGGCGTCAACCGGTGATAGAAACCGCCTGGTGAGATCGTCTCATCAGCGGTCGAGTTGTAGCTCCGTCTGAACCCAGCGAGTGTTCGGCTCTCGCCTGCGGCGAAGCCGAACACGAGCGCCCACACGAGGACTGGAACCTGAAGCTTCCCTTCACGCTCGACCACGCCGAGTTCCTCGGCGTGCTCTTCGAGGAACTCGGAGGGAAACAATGTAGTGAGCCGACGCATGATTCTCGATGAGGAGGCTTTGGTGTGCACAGCCGTCGCCTCCTCATTCCTCTCGAAAAGAAGCCTCGATAAGCCGCCGCTGTCTCGTGGTTCTCCTCTTAGCTAAAGACGGATGTAACTGCCGCATTGCGCGGTTCAGTGAGTAGATCGTACTCACACGTCAAGGTTCTCAGTGTCAACTATGTCCGCCAGCGACGCTTCAGAGTCTTCAACTGAGAAATGGGCATGAACGCTCGATCGAAGCACCTGGAGAACCACTTCGGCCCCCGGCCCAGAGTGAGGTAGTGCTGCAGGCTTTTAATTTCGAATTAATCGCTGAAAGCACCTGCCACGAGCAGTGAGAAGACGAGCGTTGCCTCTGCCTCGACCTGCGTGTAATTCACCGCTCATCATCCTTTATCTTCCCCCTCGATACTGCCTCGTCCGGGGGCGCTCCAGAGAGTGATCCATCTCCTTCCATACCGGTCGAAATGTAGATGACGTAATCCGCCCCACCCCGGAACAGATTCGTCATGAATGGTGTTTCGGAACGCCACCTCCGACTGCGATCAGACCTGTCGTGTCAGCGAGCATCCCATCCTCGATAAGCAAGTCGTAGTTGTCAAGGATTTCGATGCCGACCCCCGAATCATACCCCTGTCTGTTATAGTAGAGAAAGTTTCCAACTTCTGCGTCCGTCAGCGCTGGACAGTACATGGGAACGTCATTGTAGTCAGACGGATTCTTGAGCGTGTCATCGCTACCGTCCCGCCGTGGCCCCGACACGTGAGTCTCGCCGTACTGTCTTCCGCCAGATCGCCCAACAATCCTACGTGGACTGGCCTGCATACGAATCCACCCCGCTGTTCGATCGCACGTCGCTTCCCGCGCTCGAATCGGACGTCCGCGTCGTCGCGGAAATATAGTTTGACCACGGCGAATACGAAGCAGTCGAACCGTTTGTCTCCACACTGCCGCTCGCATACGTCCGGTTTGATGCACATGACCAGTACACAAGCTCGACAAGCTACGAAATGGAGACGCTGTTTCGCCTGTTTGTGCTGAAAGAACTCTACGGCTGGGGCCACGAGACTGCCCTCGTCGAATACCTTACCCAGCAACCCGACCTCTGCGAGCGACTTGGTCTAGAGTCGGTGCCGAATCAGTCGACACTCTGGCGCAGCTGGCACCACCGTTTCACAGCTGACCTCCGCAACACCGTCAAGACAGCGGCTCGAACCATCCTCATCAAAGCCCAGAATGCAGGTATCTCAGTTCCGCGCAAGCCAGAACGACAGAGCCGTAGACACGGTGACGAGAGTAGGGAATCGGACCCTGGCGATCAGGTCGTGCTGGAGCAAGCAGAGACAGTCACTGAGCACGTAAGTCGCGTTGCTTTCCCGACGTTCTCACTGGACCGTGGTGAGGGGTGTGAGATCCACGAGAACGCCTACTGGGACCTCCAGACGTATCTCGGACTTCGAGAGAATCTCGCCGTGAACGAAGGCGCTTGGAGCTTTATTCACGAGTCAAACCGAGACCGGACGCCGCTGGGCCACGCCCATCGCGAGCACATTCGTGGTCTCTCTATCGAGCAGATTCGAACGATGTACCGACAGGCGATCCGGCAACTCATAGACGAAGTCGCAGAGACGGAGAAGTTTTTCCGCGCAGGGATCGTCGCCGTCGACATCACTGAAGCCGACCCCTTCACAGGCGATAGAACGGGCCACGAGGACGAGATAATCGGGACGAAAGAACAGACCGACGAGTACGCGTACCAGTGGGCGACAGTCCAGCTAGTCGGTAATGCAGTCCCGCTCGTCCTTGATGTGCGGCCGGTACAGAAAGGCGAGTCACGCAAGGAGATCGTTGAGGACTTGCTTGATTCGGCTCAGGACCTCGTTCACGTCGATAATGTCCTGATGGACCGGGAGTTCGACAGTCAGCACGTCCTCGAGCTGGTCAGCCAACGTGGCCTCTCGTATGTCGTGCCCAAGCGGATGCAGACCAGCGAGAAAGCCCAGGCGAAACGCCTGCTCAACCGAGGGAAAGACCGCTACGAGACGGGTCGGAAACTCCATCTCGGCAACAACGAGTGGCACAAGACGACGCTGATCTACCGTCGGAAAGAGAACTCTGAGCACGACGACCACCGTCAGTATTCGGTGTTCATGTCCAATCGAGGCAGTAGCTTCCTCAGTGAGTATGGCTACAGGTGGGAAATCGAGAGCGGCTACAGGTCGATCAAACGCTTCATGGCGGTGACGACCTCCAAGAATTTCGGATTGCGGTTCTTCTACTTCGTGTTCGCCTGTCTGTTGTACTCGATCTGGCGAGCGGTGGACCTGCTCGTACAGGTTGAGTTGACTGGTGAGTACGAGCATTCGCCAATCGTGACAGCCGATAATACGCTGACGCTGCTGAAGAAGGAAACTGGAATCGGGTAGTGAGGGGGATCTACCCGTGTTAGCGCGCCGTTTGAGTGGCAACGCTACCGAAAATCGCAGAAATTTGGGTTTATAGTTAGAAATGCAATAAGAATGCTCGTTTGGAGAACAATCTGAAGCAGATTCCGCTCGTCGATTCAGCCGAAAACACGCATCACAAACCCGCTATAGTCTCAACTTCCAAGGGTCGTGGAAGTTGAGCCCGGTCGTCTCAATGCATACGGTCTCATCGAGATCGGTTTCTGGACCTCGTACGTCCTGACGGTGTTCGCAGACGCGTTTCTCGCGACGGTTACGCCACCACCGCAGGTTGTTCCACTGTTCGGACGAAAACTCGTCTCGAACGCGATGTACGCCTTCCTGTTCGTCTCACACTTGGGGATGGTCGTCCAAGCGTTCCTCATCCATCGCTACAGTGACTTTCCGGGTCGAGCGATTCTCGGTGCCGTGATCTGGTACGGATTTAACGACCTCGTCGACTACTTCGTCCCGATCGTCGGGACACCGCATCACACCCTGTTGCCGGTCGAACCGATTGTGAACGGCACCGTCCAGCACTCTCCCCGGCACACGACTTTGCAGCTGCGGGCGCTGTTGCGCTGACGATTCTG
The DNA window shown above is from Halostella litorea and carries:
- a CDS encoding toll/interleukin-1 receptor domain-containing protein, producing MWDAFVSHAGEDKDEFVEPLAKELENYGLNVWYDDFELSVGDSIPDEIQRGLHNSDYGVVILSEAFFEKSWTQEELDSLIQRDVTEMDKVILPVCYDITPQDVLSHHKLLGKRYLISGDSMSVSKIAQELYQEILENRTKPLTDDGLEEFDPETLDYLAEIIGDIKQGTEIKKFFERLNFEIDWDDAKEGSIHEWIATFPVEAKEKGIDLESARKSTILENLKELNNEDPSNIISIVEKLAHPRHYIENDKDRAQVVEKLNIILKWEDLRIVDQGEVKKLT
- a CDS encoding IS4 family transposase, giving the protein MRRLTTLFPSEFLEEHAEELGVVEREGKLQVPVLVWALVFGFAAGESRTLAGFRRSYNSTADETISPGGFYHRLTPTLAEYLRDLVEHGLDEVAVPDAVDADIDRFRDVMIADGTVLRLHEFLSEEFQARHEEQAGAKLHLLHNATDETIERIDVTDEKTHDSTLFKTGSWLHGRLVLLDLAYFKYRRFALIDENDGYFVSRLKENANPVITEELRAWRGRARPLVGEQIQDVVDDLHRQYIDVEVEAEFKRGQYEGTRSLDTKRFRVVGVRDEDADDYHLYITNLPRNEFLPADLATLYRCRWEVETLFRELKTQYELDEFDTSDPDVVKILLYAALLSLLVSRELLDLVTEQADDEIVFPPERWAATFRSHAQLILHELGEYLGYSPPPLLERLIEDAQKIHQQRPILQETLATTTQPRCES